A genomic region of bacterium contains the following coding sequences:
- a CDS encoding cell division protein FtsH, whose product RIAICLGGRIAEEIIFGQMTTGAGNDIEKATDLARKMVTEFGMSDKLGPLTLGAKHGPVFLGRDLVESRNYSEEIAYEIDKEVRRIIDECYGRARQVLTEHKPVLERISRALLERESLESDDLDLLIAGQPLPPDMPETPPLPGVTQEVKSFPRPDSKPVTPSLKPEATG is encoded by the coding sequence ATCGCATCGCCATCTGCCTCGGCGGCCGCATCGCCGAGGAGATCATCTTCGGCCAGATGACCACCGGCGCCGGCAACGACATCGAGAAGGCGACCGACCTCGCCCGCAAGATGGTGACCGAATTCGGGATGTCGGACAAACTCGGGCCGCTGACCTTGGGGGCCAAGCACGGGCCGGTGTTCCTGGGCCGCGATCTCGTGGAGAGCCGAAACTACTCGGAAGAGATCGCCTACGAGATCGACAAAGAAGTCCGGAGGATCATCGACGAGTGCTACGGGCGGGCCCGCCAGGTGCTGACGGAGCACAAGCCCGTGCTGGAGCGGATCTCCCGGGCGCTCCTCGAGCGCGAGTCTCTCGAGAGCGACGATCTGGACCTGCTCATCGCGGGACAGCCGCTGCCGCCCGACATGCCGGAGACGCCGCCGCTCCCCGGAGTGACGCAGGAGGTCAAATCGTTCCCGCGGCCGGACAGCAAGCCGGTCACGCCCTCGCTCAAGCCGGAGGCGACCGGGTAA